The following is a genomic window from Oryzias latipes chromosome 12, ASM223467v1.
ACATTTTGgggatttaaaggaaaaaatgtgaaaggCTTCAGACTGccagcaataaaacaaaaaactgcattGTCATTCTAAAAGGTTGTTAAAATGTGTTATATCCCATTTGCTTTATTGAAATGGAAGCTGATCAGACAGAAATCTGCTGAATGTTTTCGACTTTAGCCTAAAAGTTTTCATTAAAGCTTCAGTTCAGCATATTTTAGCCTTTAAAACGATCTATTTGGCTTTTAAGAATTTTATGGTTTATAATTGGTTCATTTTCACCCTTTTGTATCTTTTTATTTGTACCGTACCTTCAAACTATTAGCCACAGCATTTCCTTCCATTTATCCCTGTTGCTCCTAATCTAATGATTTTTACgacttttattctttgttttaacctatgttcatttattttgtcaagCACCTTGTGTTCTATGCATGTTGATGCTCTACAAATAGTGATTGGTTGAGTTCTAACCTTAAACCTGATGCTTCAAATGCCTCAAAGGATAATCAAGTTTGTtgccaaaaatgtcaaattgtaAAAATTTAGTGAAATCGAACAACTAGAACAAaatgcataaagaaaaaaatgttgcatacCTGCGTGACAACTGCAGAGCTCCAACGTCCTCATTGTCCACAGGAGACTCTCCTGCAGGACACAAATACAAAATCATCTGCAGTGAGAAATGGAAGCATCCAGTGATTTGCAGACACATTCTCATTCTGCATGTCTCAAAGCTAATCAACAGTTTACTCATGTAACTCAGGAAAGCAGCTGCCACCTTTGTCCAGGCGTCCCTCCAGCCTGCCTAGAATGGTAAGGCTCTTGTCCAGCTGTTCTTTGACCATCTCCCCCATGTGGCAGTCCACCTCCCCAGCATGCAGCAGCTCCTTGAAGGCCTTGTTCAGCTCTTCCAGCTGCTGGCGATGCAGAGCTCCGAGCCGGCGGCTCTCCTTGATCTGCTGCCGGAGCTGGGACAGCTCTCTGGCTTGTGACTGGACAAGAGAATCCAGCCTGCAGAAAAAGATaggcagagggaaaaaaaaggtagcatGTTATTCAACTTTATTAAAACTTCAAATACCGTTTTCTGAATTGCTGACCTTGCCGGTGATGTGGAGCGGCTCCGAGCTTGCTGAAGTTCGCTCACGCTTCTGTCCAGCTCCTTACCAGGGAGCCTGCTTTTGTCCTTTGACTGAGCCTCGCCCTCCTTCTCTTTTGGTTGTCCACCTTTACACTTCCCTTCTTGGCCGCGGTCCACTTTGAAAGTGCCTTCTGGTTCCCTGGTGGTAAACGGGTCACAGATGCTGGCAGCTGGAGAGATGCTGGACAGAGAGTTCCTGCGCAGAAGACTTTGCATCTGAAGGATCAGTTTGCTCTGATTCTCAAGCTGGCCCTTCAGCTCTCTGACTTGTGCTTGAAGCTGGAGAGGCTCTTCAGACACACCGTAGTCTTCATAAACCAGAAGACCTTTCTGGCTGACCTAAGACAGATACAGACAAGAGTTAGCATCAAGACCTGGTTTTTTCAAAGGAAACCTGTGTGTAAATGATCAAGTATGAGGGAAAGCGGCAGAAATGGATTTACAAAGATGTAGATGAAACATTAAGCTTTGGAGCAAACGACTGATATAAAAACAGAAGGCAGAAAAGTCTGAAAACCCTAAGATGAGTACCTTGGCTGAGCTGAGAGCTGGGGAACTGGGATATGGAGTGCTGGAGGATGAGTCCAAGTTTTCCGTAGAGGAGAAAGTGTTGGGCTTCAGGAAAGGCAGACTGGACGCACTGCAACTAGGGTTCCTGACCACCTCAAGATCTAATGAAACAGGAACAGAAGCGTATGAAAGTGAAGAAATCCACAGTAAAAGGGTttacaaaaaagtctgtaaGTGAAGAGataaaatgagaacatttaaaagattAGTAAGAGTCCAGAAAACATATTCAGCGCCATGCAAGAATCTGACAGTGCAAGACATTTGGTCAGTTTAAATGTGAGAAATAGTGCAGGAAACCGGGAAGGAGATCGTGACTTGTTATAAGTACCCACACTAAAAACACCTTAGTTCCCTTTTCATGCAGAAAACTAAAGCTTTTCCACCTCTGGAATTAGTTTCTACTCAGCAGACATGCAGCGTCTGCCTGTAGGCCGTCTACCTGTGCTACTGCTCTCTTCCCTATCATTTTCACCCTTGACAGCAGTTTcgtaaccctggtcctgaaaaTCCACCTGCACGGCTTTGTCGCCCTGCTCTGGAGCTGGCAGTGGAGGCAATACAGTTCAAGTTAGTCTTTCTTTTCAGTACTCTAAGGcttatttctgtgttttatggTAACATTTTCTAATGTGTCAAATCTTGGATGGTTTTGAATGTTGTATTATCTTACCTTTCCACTTTGTTTCAGGGGAAACTGTTAGAGCAGCAGCCAGTTTCTCCTCCAGGGTTTTACAAGTCTTTTTCTTCTCCCTAAGAGCTTTATGCAAACCCTCCAGTTGGACTTGAACGTTTGGTGGTAATCCTTTGGCTCCTTGCGCTGTCCCGAGAGCCCCGTCCTGCCTTCTGTGGCCCCTCTCCTCTTCTAGAGAAGCTTGGAGATCAGATATCCTGCAGGTGTAATCACTGAAGACCTTGTAGAGGAGCCAGAGATCCCGATGGAGCTTTTGCCCTTCTGTTCCGGTTGAAGCAGCGGGGAAACTGTGGATATTTTTTGGCCGAGTAGATTCAGCCAACTGCTCTCTGCCTTGCAGGGATTTTTGAAGTGCGTCTAAGCTCTCCTGCAGGTCAGGGTTCATTTGAGATGATTTACCAGAAGACAAGTCTACATTTGCACAGTGAGCTGCTAGGGAGGCGACAGCAGACTCTGCTGCAGTTAAACAGTTCAACataactttaaacattttttcatctaaaaCTGTTTTACTAAAATCTTCTAATGATTCAGGGTCTTCCTTTGCATCCCCCTCAAGGGGATCTGCTGACATTGCGCTTTTCCCTGACGGGGGGCCATTAGGGCTGACATTACCAGTGCTGCAACCAGGCTGTGCAGCAGCTTTGGTGACCCTTAAATGTTCCTGAAGCTCTGCGTTGAGCCTAGTTTGCTCTAAAAGTGCTCTTTGCAGAGTGTCGGCGTGCCGCTGAAGCTCACTGAACGAGTCGCCAGGCGCTCCTGTGATGTCTCTATCATTTCTTCTGTCTTCACTGTGAGGTGAGGAGGTCTTCTCCTTCATCTCCAGAAGCTCCATTAGCTGGTTGTTGAGCTCCTCCTTTTCCTGAACAGCTTGCTGCAGCTCCATGCATCGTTTCTGCAGGGAAGCATCGAAGCCAGAAGCAGAACCTGCGTGTGAACTGAATCCTGCCTGACTATCCAGACTGCAAGCAGTCAAGTAAGCGATGGTGGACTGAGCAGCCCGCAGGGCGGATGTGTACTGCACGTTCAGATGCTCCTTCTCCTGAAGCTGAGCGTGAAGTTCCTCCCAATCGGCCAGCTGCTCATTCAGCTTGTTGATCAGAACCTCTTTATCCTGGCACTCCTGGTGGAGGAGCTCCAGCTGAGTAAGGAGAGCTGAGTGGGTGTGGGCCGTTGGTTCCCTGGTTTCTGAGTCCCCCTGGGATTCTGATGAGCTGCAGCTATGTCGAGTCAATTGCAAAGGAGATGTGTTTTGCAGGAGTGCTGATGGAGAGTCAGGAGCAGTCAGCATTTCCTGACCAAATACATCATCTAAATGAGGTTGCTGAGTATTAGTTTCCTGCTGCTCAGAGCTCACAGTCTGGCTGCTGCAGCTAGTCTCTACTCTGAGCTTCACTGGCACAGGGAGACGGGATCTGACACCAGCCTGGagttcaaaaaaatgaaatatcatATTAAAGGCCATTTAAACTAAGTGGATTGTCTTTCCAGCTTTACAGAACTTACCCGGTGTTTTTGTTTAGGAGTCTTTTTTTGCAACTCAGGGTTAGGGTTCTCCTTCTTATCTGCAGTGATGCCAGCAGACTCAGAGATCTTTCCATGCGACTTACAATCAAGAGCTTCAAGGGTTTCCAAACTCTTTCTCAGATCGGTTGGTCCATCACTGCTGTTCCCAGAAGTATCTCTGCTCTCCTTCTCTTTAGACTCTGTTGATTTGTGTTCCTTCAGAAGACCCCGCAGCTTCGCATTTTCTGACCTAAGATGACGTAATTCTTCtctggaaaaagaaatatttaaagggCTTAATGTTCATGGAACTGAGGTACAGTGAGATGAAGAAGCAAaagaataaacatttaaaaaaaaaatcttacctAAGATGCAAGGCTGAATGAGATCCACAGTCCTTTAACAGAGATTTTAGAACCACTATATCCCTGTTTCCTTCCTCAAAAtcattttcctttgtgtttgaGTGAGTATGCTCTCTACTCAGATCAAAGTTCTCATTGGTCCTTACGCATCCTCCTGATGCAACctacaacaaaaagtttaaaaaaaaagtacattcatgtaaagttttatttaaaaaaaagaaaagtagaaaaaaactgttgtgaaATGGATGAGTCCAACATTTCACACCTCTTCAGGTGTGGTTCCAGTCTGTGCATCTTCATCCTGATCAGAGAAATGCATCCTGGGAGTCCTGGGCTGCATCTCGTGTATCATCTGAGGCTGCTGGAGTAATGGGATGGGAGGCGAGTATGACACGTGACTTGGTAAAACGAAAACTTAAAGAGGGAACAGAATCCATAAAACACTGCACAGCAACAGCAGAATGGCATGATGTGTCTAATGTAGAATGGTAAAGAGAGGTCGTTTCATGGAACACAGAGATGAGAAAAAGGGGGACTGATTAGGAAAAAGAAGGGAAGAGGATAGTTTCTACAAGACAGGAAGCATCCTAAGAAAAACGACACAGTACTACAAGGCAGAGACATTAGTAACACACTAGATAGGAGACAGATTAAGATGTAGGTTCAGTAGTTAGACAAGTTAAGGAGGATGTCAGACTGTGGTATGATTCTGGTTCATTTTAATTGTGAGAAAGCAAGACTCAAATAGTATTGAAAAAATGCTTGACTCTGAATCTTCGCATACATTCTCATCCGCATCTATCTTTCCTTTGGGGCCTCTAACCTGCTTCCACTGACTTGCCCCGGTTAGATCGTCACCGTTCTTGTCTGGAACGCCATTCTCCGTTAGAGCCAGGCGGCTTTGCAGCTCGTCGTTTGAAGCCTGCAGTCTGCTGACAGATTCTTGAAGTTCCAGCACCTTCACCATAAAGATAACCACTttgatcaggtttttttttttcccaacatgAATGATTTCTGGAAAAGACTTAAACTCAAAAACTTACTTTTTGTCTGAGCTCCTGAGCGGAGAGTTGGGAGAGGCCGTCGTCGTTGTCTGGCCCTTCTCCCACGCAGATACTCATGTATGAAGTCTGCTCTCCAATAAAACTTAAAGAATCCCCTGAGTAAAAGGCAATAACAATTCAattccaaattatttttaaaaagacactAAATTATGACAACTTTTGTGTTTTGCGGTCATACCACAATCATTTGCTCCTCCAACACCTCCACCACGGTTCTGAATTGCTCCTAAGCGAGCCTGCAGGGATGCGTTCCAGCGCTGGGCGTCTTCTAGTTGATGCCTCATACTTTCCAGCTCTTTGGGATCAATCAGGTCCATACCTGAAcagacacagagacagacatTTATACAAGCATATTCAGACTCATTTCACCATAAGTAGACCAGTCCCGCTTAATAGATGCAAATATTTACTCCCCTAAttagatttagttttttttatttcaaaatttctctgaaaagaaaaaaaaaacaattcatccatctttagaaaatacaatatgtgattgattaaactataaatattgttttaaatccatttctgtttattttttcaggatcaaagaaacatttttttccagttaatttaagaatttacaactttttaaataaaaattctactaatatttgtttaaattattagCTGTGTCAAATACTTCTATTAACAAAATAAGTTTGGGAATAAAAATCTAATTATGTTGAAAATTCAAATATGacctttggaaaaaaacagaattgatTAAGTATTTTTGCTTAAATCCTTCTCTTCTCATTGGTCACTTTTTTAAAGAGTGCTCATTGTGTTATAATTTCGGTTATAATTCCTTAAATTTGGGTTTTTATAATTAAGGTAATAATTCTACTCATCCACCTTTAAAATCATCTGACATTATTACACTGCAGCACAGTTGCTCTCAGAAATTATAGAAATACAGCAGTGAAACTGCCAAATTTGTGCCAAATTAAGTGTGAAAACATCTGAGGAATAATTCTGAGACTGATAGAATTAAACAGGGGAGACATACCTATTAAAAGGAAAAGTGTGAAATCCCTCAAATAACAGTGATTGTAGGTGATGCAACATTAATTCTGGCAAATATACAATTCCATAAATAAAACTAGGAGATGAAATGTTGAATTTCAATCAGTTACTTTCCCTCAGCTGCTTTTGTGCAATGTGGATGTATTACTTACAGCTGACCTATTTATACACCTGGAGTTTTGTTGACAGGGTGGTGGGAGGAGCATGCACTACAGCCAAAATGATGACGTGTGAATaacagtaaacaaaacatttcacttttattCTGTCTGATGGCTGACTAACGGCAGTGGTCATAAACAGACTTCTCAGGATGTACTGTATgagttttactttaaatgttcattaaatcataattacaatttaaaaaaaaaaaaacagaagcctacaaggcagaaaataaaagcctttagtTCATTTATTGAAGTCCTTATGTGAAGACATGCTTGTGTGTCTACATTTAAATGAAGTGAAAGATGGCAGAACAGGTTATATTCATGACGGGGTGGTTAAAGAGCTCATGCGGgggacagacaaacaaacaagtccTCTAAATGAACGGTAAAAACAAACGTCAAGTGTGAGAAACAGAGAGAACAGGCCATCAGCAGCCTTTATTGGTCATTTTATGAagaacaaacagcagaaactgtCAGATAAACACACTTGAGAGTGACAGACAATGAAATGAGCCTCAGCACATGTACAAAGAAAAGCATGCAGATGAGAGGGTGATGATAGAAAAAATAGACACACaggacacaaaaatgaaaagcataGGGAGCAGGTGTGCATGCCACATCAACTTAAACAacacatgtgtttgtgtgattgtcTATGAGtgactttgacatttttgctttcctttctttaaatttttagTCACCATCGTCATCAATCACCCAATGTGTTTTCACTGCACCTTCTCTTAGTTTGGCCCTGTGCAGTTCTTTTTCCAAGTCATCCCTTAGCTCCTCGTTCGCTTTTATGCCGTCTTCCAGCTGCTGCCGCAGAAGCTGCACCGCTGTCAGTTCCAGCTGTAGAGCATGGAGACGCTGGGCGCTGAGAAAGCAAAGCCAGATTCATTTACTCAATCTTTACGGAGGACTCTGAACCTGCAGGGCtagaataatttttttgttaccTATCATGTTCCTTTACAGTTCTGATCAGGCTGGAGTAAAGCTGCTGCTCAGCTCTTAGTGCTTTGTTCAGAGCTTCATGCTCCTGCTGCAAGGCTGTCAGGCCAGAAAGAGACTGAGAGCAGAATAGAGGCGGTGATTAAAAATGGTCTGTTAGATTCAATTTGACAACAAGGTTGAGCGGGACTTTACTTCCTGCTGCCTGTCTCCACCGATTATTGTCCTCTCTCGTTGAGGAAGTTCAGGTAGTGACCTCTCAACCTGACTGTCCCCCCCCGGACCAAGGCGCTGGTGGAAAACCTGTTCAAGTcaattgaaaaaggaaaaaggtcaCCTAACATTTAAACTTCCCCAAATAAAGATTATTTTGATGCTGAATGGAGGAGTCTTACGTTGATgatctcctctttggtcttcagAGTAGCAGTCAGGAAGTCAATATTAGCAGACTGCCCTTCACTGCGAGCCTGCAGCTCAGACAGCAACGTCTGGAGATCAGCCAATGACATCTGAAATTTGAGattggggaaaaataaaaaagataggCCAACATTTTATGTAAGGTATTCCAATTTTTAGAGGAAATAAATGCCTCCAACTTACTGACCTTCAgctcattttctcttttcaggGCATTGTTCAGCGCTTCTGTTTTCTGTGCCAACTCTTTCTTCAGGGCAACAGTTTTCTTGGGTAATGGAGTACTCTCCTGGTTATCCACACTGTTTCTTCGTGACAGCTCTGGTTCAGTACAAGAAAAGCAGAATTAAACTTACTACCACCAACTCCAGCTTTAAATATCCTGGGTTCAAAAGGTCACAAGGTCTCACCTTCTCTCTCGTCCAGCTTCTCTTGCATAATCTGGATGGTTTGTTTGAGCTCCAACACATGATCGTGTTCTGCCTTCGGACTCAACTGTGCCAGGAACTGGTCCCTATCCTGACCCCGCTGCAGAAGTTTCTGCACATGGACAAAGACAATAAATATACTTTATAAGGATATGTCATCGTGTCATTTGCAGTTACAAAAGGAGAAATGCTGCTGTCTATGGGAGGTTGTATTTCATGTCACAGCAGAGTGACTGGTGTAGCTCATTGGATCCTTACATCAATGAGGCTGTCTTTTTCTGCCAGCAGCGTTCTGAGTTCTGCCGTTTCTAAATAAGTCTCCTGGGCTGTTGAGGAGCTTTGCCTCTCAGCAGTAGTAAGCTGTAGTTGCTTATCAGCCAGCTGCTTCCTGAGAGCCTGAATCTCCTGGGTGCGCTCTGACAGCATGCGGTTGAAGTGCTCAGCAGACTCCTGGTGTAGAGGAAGAGCAGATTAAAGAAATGAGATTAGACAACCCTGGACATATCAATACCCGTTTAACTGTCAAGatccatttaaaaactgttgttttactTGTTGTTTGGCTTCCCAATGTGCAAATTTTCATGGATACAAGCTGACCTTGTGAAGCTGGTCCTTGCTTCTGATTGTAGCCAACAGCCCTTCGACAGCACTCTCATTGTCAGCAACCAGTGCTTCCCTTGCCTTCACAGCCTCGGCCAGCATTGCTTCTGTGACTTTTAACCTCTGGCCCATTTGCTCGGCAAGGTCCCGTGACTGAGACTGGGACTGGTTCAGCATCGATTCAGACAGTTCctatacaggaaaaaaaaaataaaaacttcggTGAGGCTCCCAGATCTCTAGACTGATTAAAcggcagataaaaaaaacaaacccaacgtaaacaaaaaaatgatataaaaaggAGAAGttaagttaaagacccactctgatcatcttttgatcattttatgattatgccaatattagctaaaatcacaaaaatatgtAGTTTTCTatcacatagtttctgcaaaacagTTTATTCGAAATTTTCCTCATAGTTGTGGTCAGATGGTTGGTGCAGgataactgcatttttttgtctgctcctgattcacaacaatttgaataaaaagaatTTTCCTTTTCTATGTCATCTgtcatcaggaaaatgctacatgaaaaaaacccaacaaagacatgattttcatcaaaaTGGCTCTTTAAAGAACATGTTGATGACTGACATCCATATCTTTGGTCTTTCCCTCCAAGGacagctgcagctgctttatGATGGAGTCTTTCTCTCTCAGGGATCTGTTCAGGTTATCTTCTACATCTTGTTTAGCTCTCTGTAGGTTTTTCAGAGTGTTTGCAAGATGCTGCAGCTCCACGTCTTTCTCTTTGATCAGACTGTCAAAATTCTGGaaggaaagacattttttagaaaaagccaCCTCATTGATATTTTAGTAATGCTTCTTCAAACCAAATCAAAGAAACTTACGTTAATGGTTTCCTCGTTGTGAGCTAGCAGGTTATTCAGTCTATCCAAGTCTCTTTCTTTTTCCCGTAAAATTAGAAGCAGTTTGTGAATTTCATTGTCCTTCTCCTCGATGGCTGCAAATTTCTCATCCAGTGCTTGCTGTGAGAAcaggaaaatgttaaaatacaatCCTTGTACCCTCGTATATTTCTTGATGAAACCACAAAATAGGAATACTTACTTCTAGAGCGCTCTCCTTTTCTTTTAGCCTTTGCCTCAGCTTGGCAAGAGCGCCCTCATTACTGCTGGGGCTTTTGCTTTCATCATAGTTTTTGACCATGTTCATGTACTCCTGAATAAACAGAGAAGATTTATGTCCAAAAAATGTGTGCACCAAAGCAGATTTGAATTATAACTAAGAATTTTAAGAGTCCATCCATTTCTGtgacctgcagctgctgttcTTTATCGGCTAGTGAAGATGTGAGCCGCTGGATGGTGACCTCATGTGCTTGCAGTTTCCTCTTGGTTTGGTCCAGCAAATCCTGGTACTGCTGCTCGAGAGCACTCTCCCTTTCTCCCATTTCACCATTCAGCTTTTTTAGTTGATTGTTCAAATCCTAAAAAAACCAAAGAGgattaaaacaaacagttttttctcaTGGAGGTAAAACTATGTCAGCGTCTGGTCGAAAGCATTGGTCTTCTTACATTCAGAGCTTTGTCgcctttcttcttctgttgtttCATGTCTTCAAGTTCAGTCTCCAGCTGATCTTTAAGTTGCTGCAAATCAGACAGCTCCTGCTCCCTCCTGTCCAGGGCACGCTGTAATTTTTGGGCTTCAAGCACTTTGGCGTGATGTTCCCCTTGAAGTTGAGCCAATTCCGTTTGCTTTTCCATTAACAGATTTTGGTGCTCCTCTACTCCCTGAGAAAATAGACAATAATTGAAATGCTTAACAATTTTAATGATTATAACTCAGAAGCAACAGTCCTATGAAGAACAAGGTGAAACATACCTGGTATTTCTTCAGTTGAGCTTTGTGTGCT
Proteins encoded in this region:
- the LOC101159208 gene encoding myomegalin isoform X1, producing the protein MRDPCRICGVRLVGSQCRWIFSSSGKRKLQVILSHVLGREVIRDGRGEFLCGKCVFQLEKVIQFDINISKLQEEHNNKVQKIQAEKENLIQCIVHIYNKNNQGSRSKETTITKTLLRFSGLGSPDDEAALQSAHEGLQFIAGGSGQAENRMRRCVSLDRIASKRAVSGRSSSRSTRLGSGPGIDFSLKNFGGTRHRSQSMYLDLVLRKGNLSRPGFKGRSTSLQSLNRDLSSDAPSAPPPKQQLKDSKLFVSKHAAAKDQIEKVQTRALLHSSPGQPSVISDLIQLLRCISKQQVSAPAGSRIPVMRRSRHGVSQAKFRHREAKWKSLHDLTEEFNDEYASLRMKKSDINQLESVSKMLNEELSLVKSTNESLSKQLEDFHNQNKILSGKLEEMENEVSSEKKNALKRDKTIQGLTQVLGEKEKEIAELCHEIEDRDDALAKAREAAHKAQLKKYQGVEEHQNLLMEKQTELAQLQGEHHAKVLEAQKLQRALDRREQELSDLQQLKDQLETELEDMKQQKKKGDKALNDLNNQLKKLNGEMGERESALEQQYQDLLDQTKRKLQAHEVTIQRLTSSLADKEQQLQEYMNMVKNYDESKSPSSNEGALAKLRQRLKEKESALEQALDEKFAAIEEKDNEIHKLLLILREKERDLDRLNNLLAHNEETINNFDSLIKEKDVELQHLANTLKNLQRAKQDVEDNLNRSLREKDSIIKQLQLSLEGKTKDMDELSESMLNQSQSQSRDLAEQMGQRLKVTEAMLAEAVKAREALVADNESAVEGLLATIRSKDQLHKESAEHFNRMLSERTQEIQALRKQLADKQLQLTTAERQSSSTAQETYLETAELRTLLAEKDSLIDKLLQRGQDRDQFLAQLSPKAEHDHVLELKQTIQIMQEKLDEREELSRRNSVDNQESTPLPKKTVALKKELAQKTEALNNALKRENELKMSLADLQTLLSELQARSEGQSANIDFLTATLKTKEEIINVFHQRLGPGGDSQVERSLPELPQRERTIIGGDRQQESLSGLTALQQEHEALNKALRAEQQLYSSLIRTVKEHDSAQRLHALQLELTAVQLLRQQLEDGIKANEELRDDLEKELHRAKLREGMDLIDPKELESMRHQLEDAQRWNASLQARLGAIQNRGGGVGGANDCGDSLSFIGEQTSYMSICVGEGPDNDDGLSQLSAQELRQKVLELQESVSRLQASNDELQSRLALTENGVPDKNGDDLTGASQWKQQPQMIHEMQPRTPRMHFSDQDEDAQTGTTPEEVASGGCVRTNENFDLSREHTHSNTKENDFEEGNRDIVVLKSLLKDCGSHSALHLREELRHLRSENAKLRGLLKEHKSTESKEKESRDTSGNSSDGPTDLRKSLETLEALDCKSHGKISESAGITADKKENPNPELQKKTPKQKHRAGVRSRLPVPVKLRVETSCSSQTVSSEQQETNTQQPHLDDVFGQEMLTAPDSPSALLQNTSPLQLTRHSCSSSESQGDSETREPTAHTHSALLTQLELLHQECQDKEVLINKLNEQLADWEELHAQLQEKEHLNVQYTSALRAAQSTIAYLTACSLDSQAGFSSHAGSASGFDASLQKRCMELQQAVQEKEELNNQLMELLEMKEKTSSPHSEDRRNDRDITGAPGDSFSELQRHADTLQRALLEQTRLNAELQEHLRVTKAAAQPGCSTGNVSPNGPPSGKSAMSADPLEGDAKEDPESLEDFSKTVLDEKMFKVMLNCLTAAESAVASLAAHCANVDLSSGKSSQMNPDLQESLDALQKSLQGREQLAESTRPKNIHSFPAASTGTEGQKLHRDLWLLYKVFSDYTCRISDLQASLEEERGHRRQDGALGTAQGAKGLPPNVQVQLEGLHKALREKKKTCKTLEEKLAAALTVSPETKWKAPEQGDKAVQVDFQDQGYETAVKGENDREESSSTDLEVVRNPSCSASSLPFLKPNTFSSTENLDSSSSTPYPSSPALSSAKVSQKGLLVYEDYGVSEEPLQLQAQVRELKGQLENQSKLILQMQSLLRRNSLSSISPAASICDPFTTREPEGTFKVDRGQEGKCKGGQPKEKEGEAQSKDKSRLPGKELDRSVSELQQARSRSTSPARLDSLVQSQARELSQLRQQIKESRRLGALHRQQLEELNKAFKELLHAGEVDCHMGEMVKEQLDKSLTILGRLEGRLDKGESPVDNEDVGALQLSRRLAKELQEKNQLIQNLQSQIRGRSPSSHHSSHSDICLSDGTGSSCRSSLTEQGHQHHTEWTAASASPVGGASEEGVSGHRDAASRVQGLQRENGRLQEQLRGSEELNSTLRSELNLHRSIMAQSSSHHQARGRDSGPQDTHRYEVTSQRHAADEPRAMNPDLLAEHLQEIRALRQRLEESIRTNDRLREQLERRLAEVEKDPAATNIFIHGNKDQGQLANEVQFLWGQNQALKEHLNVGSRDKQKENEKLRETLARRSAKLEQSRRECETLRLENNHLQEQLEHSSQEKSLLQDSLHTSKEELHRLQTEVKLQRQQLSDSQHLLQSLRVELKVYEKMKTDLCKHGEWEEQTQPPVSDPSSSSLDLQELLSEIRHLRLQLERSIQTNTALRQKLEEQLLRAPSHSETININYLLSSPDERSRSPDREGCDLHHHSFQSHKRSTAVRDVKRRAHSELDVCSASSSSGDSASGRPSRLVPGHRMWANRSGRHVLGLIEDYNALRKQIAEGRQLSRSMDAQLQECLHTLTQQSPDKEHMKALCSSTNTMQQVLDEAGRLLKLLWRVSLPAAFPTGESGNNQQDELLKHEIARLKSRLSQQERMLIGAVKRLRTTNQLKEGMERVIIDQLSLTHGVLKKARGNLEMSSSSLLGLSGAADEGGPSQRAVDTPPADEHSEDLNSNTSLHCTN